Below is a window of Trueperaceae bacterium DNA.
GCAGGTCGATGTCGAAGCGCGCCCGCCTGGCCGCGCGTACGGCGTGGTTCGTGGCGTTCCACCCGCCGGCGACGTAGGCAGCCAGGTACGCGCTCAGCCAGGTGAGCGGGGGAGCGCCTGCGGTCTGGAGCGCGAAGCCGGCGGCCAGGCAGGCTCCAGCTACGAGGCTGAGCTTCAGGTCTGCCGGCAGACGGCCTAGTGCCGGCCCCGTCGTGCCCCGCGCTTGGGCCGCGTGAGCGCGCTCGTCGTGAGCGTAGCTGCCGGCCGCGGCGGTCGCGGTGGCCTGTGTGCCTTGCGAGTGGGCCGCACGCGAGTGGACCCCGTGCGAGTGGGCCATGGCGTCGGCGTGCGCCGTGCCTGCCGCTCCTCGAGGCGCGAGGTCCGCGCCGTCCGACCCGACCCGTACCACGCGGTAGCCGAGACCCTCGACTTCCGCGGCCACTCGCGACAGCACCTTGGCCTCGGGCGCCACGCTCGTGTCGAGCCCCACGTGCAGCTTCTCGGAAGCGAAGCTGGCGTCCGCCGCGAACACCCCGTCCAGCCGGCGCGCGACCGCGGACACCTTCGCGGCGCAGTCCGAGCAGTGCAGGCCGGAGAGGAGCAGCTCCTCGTGCACGAAGCGGTCCGCGACCGTGCGCGCCGCGCTCATAGCGAGGGTCGTGAGCTCGTCGCTACCGAGGAGCGCCGCGTCGTGATCGACGCTCAGCGTGCCGCGCCGGCCGTCCGTGCGGAAGTCCGCGGCCACGACGCCGCGCAGCGCCGTCACGGCCGCTACCAACCCCGCGGTGCACGCGTCCTCGCGCGCCGCGTGGCCGGGCAGTAGGAGTTGCAGGTCCAACGTCGTGTTCGGCATGGCGGGTCGCTCCAGCCCCGCCGGCAGTATATATGAACAGGCGTTCATATGTCATGCCTCGACCGCGGACGCGTGGCGCGGAGGCCGGGGCCAGAGAGCGCGGCCAGACGGTCGCAGGGGCGATCCGGCACGTGTCGACCCAGGCACGGCCGGCCTTCAGGCCTCCTGACTATGCGAGAGCACGCCCTCCAGCATGCTCGCGACGTGCTCGTCGGCTAGTCGGTAGTACACGTGCCTACCACGCTTCGAGGCGCTCACGAGCCGGGCGTGGCGCAGCACCCGCAGCTGATGACTGACGGCCGACTGCTCCATGGCGAGGGCCGTGACGATCTGGTGCACGCACACCTCGCCGCGCCGCAACAGCGCGAGGATGCGCAGGCGCGTAGGGTCGGCGAACCCCCGCGCGAGGCGCACGGCCTCGTCGACCACGGCCTCCGGCAGCTTCA
It encodes the following:
- a CDS encoding metalloregulator ArsR/SmtB family transcription factor; protein product: MTPARLADPHLSENDLEAVKLPEAVVDEAVRLARGFADPTRLRILALLRRGEVCVHQIVTALAMEQSAVSHQLRVLRHARLVSASKRGRHVYYRLADEHVASMLEGVLSHSQEA